In a genomic window of Dehalococcoidia bacterium:
- the gatC gene encoding Asp-tRNA(Asn)/Glu-tRNA(Gln) amidotransferase subunit GatC translates to MKLSREEVLHIAALAKLGMTEEDITHFGGQLSNILENFEVLKQVDTANIPPTAQPNALCNVMKADEVATSMSPSDVLANAPRKEGEFFRIRPVLE, encoded by the coding sequence ATGAAGCTAAGCCGTGAAGAGGTACTGCACATCGCCGCGCTGGCCAAGCTGGGCATGACCGAAGAGGACATCACCCACTTCGGCGGGCAGCTTTCCAACATCCTGGAGAACTTCGAGGTGCTGAAACAGGTGGACACGGCCAACATCCCCCCCACCGCGCAGCCCAACGCCCTCTGCAACGTGATGAAGGCCGACGAGGTGGCGACTTCCATGTCCCCCTCCGACGTGCTGGCCAATGCCCCGCGCAAAGAGGGCGAATTTTTCCGCATCCGCCCGGTGCTGGAGTAG
- a CDS encoding very short patch repair endonuclease: MRKRLHKTANKTEITKDASKEQRSWIMSRIKSIDTAPELLLRRALWAEGLRYRKYVFNLPGKPDIVFKKSKVAVFVDGRFWHGQKLSEERLQQMSQYWQEKINRNVARDLNNTQSLISLGYSVLRFTDIFVLKQTSEAVSLIKQALSKATATK, translated from the coding sequence ATGCGAAAAAGACTACACAAAACTGCAAATAAAACTGAAATAACAAAAGATGCCAGCAAAGAACAACGAAGCTGGATAATGTCTCGTATCAAGTCAATTGACACAGCTCCTGAATTACTGCTGCGTAGGGCGTTATGGGCTGAGGGATTGCGTTATAGAAAATACGTTTTTAATTTACCTGGAAAGCCGGATATTGTTTTCAAGAAATCGAAAGTGGCAGTGTTCGTTGACGGGCGTTTCTGGCATGGTCAAAAGCTATCAGAAGAGCGACTTCAACAAATGTCCCAGTACTGGCAAGAAAAAATAAATAGAAACGTTGCTAGAGACTTAAACAATACCCAATCATTGATTTCACTAGGCTATTCGGTTCTGCGGTTTACAGACATATTTGTGTTGAAGCAAACCTCTGAGGCGGTTAGCTTGATCAAACAAGCACTCAGTAAGGCTACAGCCACTAAATAA
- a CDS encoding DUF4928 domain-containing protein, producing the protein MPTIQESLQKFKQNTTITSKGSLSVVLVITRVAMGKTFPLTASEFKTAKHGQVKGLSGPAIQNILNDYGITQSFSSEGGRTNRGSLGLMETYVKWLNQLNKNKPMSAKDLKDIEKWWVTQVKAYLAAKPFKLHLDSSKSIANIVNDVLEQAEKRQRESAGFMIQGAMMQHLVGAKLTLALPKLPPETFGFSVADEASKRPGDFLIGNVAIHVTMTPTEKLIAKCKTNLNSNLKPLVVTTSAGVSIGQYLSKSAGIENRVEFFEIQQFIAMNIYELSQFIPNMREVKLMELFDTYNQIVKKCEKDYTKLQIKLK; encoded by the coding sequence ATGCCTACTATTCAGGAATCACTTCAAAAGTTTAAACAAAATACAACAATAACGAGCAAAGGGTCTCTTTCAGTAGTTTTGGTGATAACTCGTGTTGCAATGGGGAAAACTTTCCCTTTGACAGCTAGCGAGTTTAAAACCGCAAAACATGGGCAGGTGAAAGGTTTAAGCGGCCCAGCTATTCAGAATATTCTAAATGATTACGGCATAACCCAATCATTTTCATCCGAAGGTGGAAGAACCAACAGGGGCAGTTTGGGTTTAATGGAGACCTATGTTAAGTGGCTCAACCAACTAAATAAAAATAAACCGATGAGCGCCAAAGACCTTAAGGATATTGAGAAATGGTGGGTTACACAAGTAAAGGCCTATCTTGCTGCAAAACCTTTTAAATTACACCTCGACTCATCTAAGTCAATAGCAAATATAGTAAATGATGTCTTGGAACAAGCTGAAAAGAGGCAACGAGAATCGGCTGGGTTCATGATTCAAGGTGCTATGATGCAACACTTGGTGGGGGCGAAATTAACATTAGCTTTGCCCAAATTACCGCCAGAAACATTTGGATTTTCTGTCGCTGATGAGGCTTCAAAAAGGCCAGGTGACTTTCTTATCGGTAATGTAGCGATTCATGTTACGATGACCCCAACAGAGAAACTGATTGCAAAATGTAAAACCAATCTTAATTCTAATCTCAAACCACTAGTAGTCACAACATCAGCTGGCGTTAGTATAGGTCAATACCTAAGCAAATCGGCGGGAATAGAGAACAGGGTTGAATTTTTTGAAATTCAACAATTTATAGCAATGAACATTTATGAATTAAGCCAATTTATCCCCAATATGCGTGAGGTTAAGTTAATGGAGCTATTTGATACATATAACCAGATAGTGAAAAAATGCGAAAAAGACTACACAAAACTGCAAATAAAACTGAAATAA
- a CDS encoding DNA cytosine methyltransferase: MVDETFPFLDFFAGSGLVTEGVKPYFYTVWANDISEQKGNIYNSNQNKSVFHLGPLQTHLDSQVPFAIVSWASFPCQDLSVAGKQEGINASRSGLFWVWLDAMDRMPVRPPIVVAENVSGLTSAEKGKNYVALHQALVSRGYRVGPILLDALNWLPQSRKRIFVIGVQKDIEIDCLTDVSPNWLHPNTVTRALDGLKDVIWWKMPKPPRRTSRLSDFIDYDIPIYSSEKADDIISLIPGTHKDKIRTGILSGVDIFPGYRRIRNNKQVLEIRADDISGCLRTANGGSSRQFIIIARNNRLDVRLLSVREAARLMGVPDSYKIPGTFNDGYNAMGDAVALPVTRFIAKELLLPLARRAYAYYSGITSKV; the protein is encoded by the coding sequence ATCGTTGATGAAACTTTTCCTTTTTTGGATTTTTTTGCTGGCAGCGGCCTTGTTACTGAAGGCGTCAAACCATACTTTTACACGGTTTGGGCGAATGATATATCCGAGCAGAAAGGCAATATCTACAATAGCAATCAGAATAAGTCAGTCTTTCATTTAGGCCCGCTTCAAACTCATTTAGACTCGCAGGTTCCATTCGCAATTGTTTCATGGGCAAGTTTTCCTTGTCAAGACCTGTCAGTGGCTGGCAAGCAGGAGGGAATAAATGCCAGCCGGAGCGGGCTATTCTGGGTTTGGCTCGACGCAATGGACCGCATGCCTGTTCGACCGCCGATTGTAGTTGCTGAAAATGTGTCTGGTTTAACATCAGCTGAAAAGGGTAAAAATTACGTTGCCCTGCATCAGGCTCTAGTCTCAAGAGGCTATCGCGTTGGCCCAATTTTACTAGACGCGTTGAACTGGCTACCGCAATCGAGGAAGCGGATTTTTGTTATTGGCGTCCAAAAGGATATCGAAATAGATTGCTTAACAGATGTTTCACCCAATTGGCTTCACCCGAACACTGTCACTCGGGCACTTGATGGGCTCAAAGACGTTATTTGGTGGAAAATGCCAAAGCCACCTCGTCGAACATCTAGGTTATCTGATTTTATCGATTATGACATTCCTATATATTCCAGCGAAAAAGCGGATGATATTATCTCCTTAATTCCCGGAACCCATAAAGACAAAATACGCACGGGGATTTTGTCCGGAGTGGATATTTTCCCCGGATATAGACGTATCCGCAATAATAAACAGGTTTTAGAGATTAGAGCGGATGACATTTCGGGTTGCTTGAGGACAGCCAATGGTGGAAGCAGTCGCCAATTCATCATCATTGCAAGGAATAACAGACTTGACGTTAGGCTGCTTTCAGTGAGAGAAGCGGCTAGATTAATGGGGGTCCCTGATTCATATAAAATCCCTGGTACTTTTAATGATGGCTATAATGCTATGGGCGATGCCGTAGCGTTGCCGGTCACACGCTTTATTGCCAAAGAGTTACTTCTTCCATTAGCGAGGAGAGCATATGCCTACTATTCAGGAATCACTTCAAAAGTTTAA